One Panicum virgatum strain AP13 chromosome 3N, P.virgatum_v5, whole genome shotgun sequence DNA segment encodes these proteins:
- the LOC120668138 gene encoding O-methyltransferase ZRP4-like, whose translation MESIQEQHSSAGQQALLDAQLDLWHNTFAFIKSMALKCALELHIADAIHHHGGTATLTQIASVAKLHPSKLPCLRRLMRVLTVTGIFSVAMNPAEDADRVYGLTPASRLLIGSSQNLTPTLSVILHNMFVSPFLGLGTWLEHELPDMALFEMAHGKAVWDVIIHDATFSSLFNAGMFADSRFLMDIAIKECGHVFQGISSLIDVAGGHGAAALAIKKAFPHIDCSVLDLQHVVASAPADTGLKYIAGDMFESIPPAKAVFLKWVMHDWRDSECITILKNRKKAIPTRDAGGKVIIVDAVVGAGCSTPKHRETQVLYDLFIMVANGIERDEQEWRNIILEAGFTHYNIIPVLGVRSIIEVYP comes from the exons ATGGAGTCCATTCAGGAGCAACACAGCAGCGCTGGTCAGCAGGCCTTGCTCGATGCTCAGCTCGACCTCTGGCACAACACCTTTGCGTTCATCAAGTCCATGGCCCTCAAGTGCGCACTTGAGCTCCATATTGCCGATGCCATCCACCACCATGGTGGAACGGCCACCCTCACCCAGATAGCTAGTGTGGCTAAGCTCCACCCCTCCAAGCTACCCTGTCTACGTCGCCTCATGCGTGTCCTCACCGTCACTGGTATCTTCAGCGTCGCCATGAACCCAGCCGAGGATGCAGATCGCGTCTATGGTCTGACTCCGGCGTCCCGACTTCTGATCGGTTCGTCACAGAACTTAACTCCCACGCTAAGCGTGATCCTCCATAACATGTTTGTGTCACCATTCCTCGGTCTTGGCACTTGGCTCGAGCACGAGCTGCCAGACATGGCCCTCTTCGAGATGGCGCATGGGAAGGCCGTGTGGGACGTGATCATTCATGATGCAACCTTCAGCTCGCTCTTCAACGCGGGAATGTTCGCAGACAGCCGCTTCCTCATGGATATTGCTATCAAAGAGTGTGGCCACGTCTTCCAGGGGATAAGCTCCCTGATCGATGTTGCCGGAGGGCATGGTGCAGCGGCCCTGGCCATCAAAAAGGCGTTCCCGCACATTGATTGCAGCGTGCTGGATCTGCAACACGTCGTAGCTAGTGCTCCAGCTGATACCGGTCTGAAGTACATTGCCGGCGATATGTTTGAGAGCATTCCACCAGCAAAAGCCGTCTTCCTTAAG TGGGTTATGCATGACTGGCGTGACTCCGAGTGTATTACAATATTGAAGAACCGTAAGAAAGCTATACCTACTCGTGATGCGGGTGGAAAAGTGATAATAGTAGATGCCGTGGTTGGTGCAGGGTGTTCAACTCCAAAGCATAGAGAGACACAAGTTTTGTATGACCTTTTCATTATGGTTGCCAATGGCATTGAGCGAGACGAGCAAGAGTGGAGAAACATAATTTTAGAAGCTGGCTTCACTCACTACAATATTATACCAGTTCTTGGTGTTCGATCTATCATTGAGGTCTACCCGTAA